The following are from one region of the Platichthys flesus chromosome 2, fPlaFle2.1, whole genome shotgun sequence genome:
- the eya2 gene encoding eyes absent homolog 2 isoform X2, with translation MAAYGQTQYSPALQPAGPYAPYTHHTQGYSMPSYNIKTEDGLSHSPGQTTGLLGYSNFSSTTPSPSLYSYSHTHGAGISSGIFQGTHAISSTTPFNPTQQEFSAYSSYSQGQYSPYYNSHHYNSPYLTGSNISPAAITAPLAYQHPEHPVMLPNHSPESHTEYHPPPSPPTPGKEEGVAARRGSDGKLRGRKRASDPAPPLDSDIERVFIWDLDETIIIFHSLLTGTFSSRFGKDSSKAVSLGLWMEEMIFNLADSRLFFNDLEECDQVHIDDVASDDNGQDLSTYNFGSDGFQSPAGAGSLCLGSGVHGGVDWMRKLAFRYRRVKEIYNTYKNNVGGLLGSPKREEWLQLRREMEVLTDLWLTQALKALALINSRPNCVNVLVTTTQLIPALSKVLLYGLGAAFPIENIYSATKTGKESCFERISQRFGRRAVYVVIGDGAEEEAVAKKKNMPFWRVSCRPDLEALSHALELDYL, from the exons ACATTAAAACAGAGGACGGTCTGAGTCACTCTCCAGGACAGACTACAGGACTGTTGGGATACTCAAACTTCAGCAGCACGACTCCCAGTCCGAGTCTCTACagctactcacacacacacg GTGCTGGAATTTCATCTGGAATATTTCAAGGCACCCATGCAATCTCCAGTACAACCCCATTCAACCCAACCCAGCAG GAGTTTTCAGCGTACTCGAGCTACAGCCAGGGTCAGTACTCTCCTTACTACAACTCACACCACTACAACAGCCCCTACCTAACCGGCAGCAACATCAGCCCTGCTGCCATCACGGCTCCGTTAGCCTATCAGCATCCAGAACACCCGGTCATGCTGCCCAATCACAGCCCAGAGTCACACACAG AGTACCACCCTCCCCCCAGTCCCCCCACACCGGGCAAAGAGGAGGGGGTCGCAGCACGGCGGGGGTCCGATGGGAAGTTGAGAGGCCGGAAAAGAGCGAGTGACCCCGCTCCACCGCTGGACTCTGACATCGAG CGGGTGTTTATCTGGGACCTGGATGAAACCATCATCATTTTCCATTCGCTCCTCACGGGAACCTTCTCCTCACGATTTGGCAAG gACTCGTCCAAGGCCGTGTCTCTTGGTCTGTGGATGGAGGAGATGATCTTCAATCTGGCCGACTCCCGACTCTTCTTCAACGATCTGGAG GAATGTGACCAGGTTCATATTGATGACGTGGCATCAGATGACAACGGACAGGACCTGAG CACTTACAACTTCGGGTCGGACGGCTTCCAGAGCCCAGCGGGGGCCGGCTCTCTCTGCCTGGGGTCAGGGGTCCACGGGGGGGTGGACTGGATGAGGAAACTGGCTTTCCGATACCGCAGAGTCAAGGAGATCTACAACACGTACAAGAATAATGTTGGAG GTTTGCTGGGCAGCCCCAAGCGAGAGGAGTGGCTGCAGCTGAGGCGAGAGATGGAGGTGCTCACTGACCTGTGGCTGACTCAGGCTCTCAAAGCTCTGGCGCTCATCAACTCCAG gccgAACTGTGTGAACGTATTGGTGACGACCACCCAGCTGATCCCAGCTCTGTCCAAGGTGCTGCTGTACGGACTGGGTGCAGCTTTCCCCATAGAGAACATATACAGTGCCACCAAAACAG GCAAGGAGAGCTGCTTCGAGCGCATCTCCCAGAGATTCGGGCGGAGAGCAGTGTACGTGGTGATAGGAGATGGAGCCGAAGAAGAGGCTGTGGCCAAGAAG aaGAACATGCCGTTCTGGAGGGTGTCCTGTCGGCCCGATCTGGAAGCTCTGAGCCATGCACTGGAGCTGGACTACCTCTAG
- the eya2 gene encoding eyes absent homolog 2 isoform X1 codes for MAAYGQTQYSPALQPAGPYAPYTHHTQGYSMPSYNIKTEDGLSHSPGQTTGLLGYSNFSSTTPSPSLYSYSHTHGAGISSGIFQGTHAISSTTPFNPTQQEFSAYSSYSQGQYSPYYNSHHYNSPYLTGSNISPAAITAPLAYQHPEHPVMLPNHSPESHTAEYHPPPSPPTPGKEEGVAARRGSDGKLRGRKRASDPAPPLDSDIERVFIWDLDETIIIFHSLLTGTFSSRFGKDSSKAVSLGLWMEEMIFNLADSRLFFNDLEECDQVHIDDVASDDNGQDLSTYNFGSDGFQSPAGAGSLCLGSGVHGGVDWMRKLAFRYRRVKEIYNTYKNNVGGLLGSPKREEWLQLRREMEVLTDLWLTQALKALALINSRPNCVNVLVTTTQLIPALSKVLLYGLGAAFPIENIYSATKTGKESCFERISQRFGRRAVYVVIGDGAEEEAVAKKKNMPFWRVSCRPDLEALSHALELDYL; via the exons ACATTAAAACAGAGGACGGTCTGAGTCACTCTCCAGGACAGACTACAGGACTGTTGGGATACTCAAACTTCAGCAGCACGACTCCCAGTCCGAGTCTCTACagctactcacacacacacg GTGCTGGAATTTCATCTGGAATATTTCAAGGCACCCATGCAATCTCCAGTACAACCCCATTCAACCCAACCCAGCAG GAGTTTTCAGCGTACTCGAGCTACAGCCAGGGTCAGTACTCTCCTTACTACAACTCACACCACTACAACAGCCCCTACCTAACCGGCAGCAACATCAGCCCTGCTGCCATCACGGCTCCGTTAGCCTATCAGCATCCAGAACACCCGGTCATGCTGCCCAATCACAGCCCAGAGTCACACACAG CAGAGTACCACCCTCCCCCCAGTCCCCCCACACCGGGCAAAGAGGAGGGGGTCGCAGCACGGCGGGGGTCCGATGGGAAGTTGAGAGGCCGGAAAAGAGCGAGTGACCCCGCTCCACCGCTGGACTCTGACATCGAG CGGGTGTTTATCTGGGACCTGGATGAAACCATCATCATTTTCCATTCGCTCCTCACGGGAACCTTCTCCTCACGATTTGGCAAG gACTCGTCCAAGGCCGTGTCTCTTGGTCTGTGGATGGAGGAGATGATCTTCAATCTGGCCGACTCCCGACTCTTCTTCAACGATCTGGAG GAATGTGACCAGGTTCATATTGATGACGTGGCATCAGATGACAACGGACAGGACCTGAG CACTTACAACTTCGGGTCGGACGGCTTCCAGAGCCCAGCGGGGGCCGGCTCTCTCTGCCTGGGGTCAGGGGTCCACGGGGGGGTGGACTGGATGAGGAAACTGGCTTTCCGATACCGCAGAGTCAAGGAGATCTACAACACGTACAAGAATAATGTTGGAG GTTTGCTGGGCAGCCCCAAGCGAGAGGAGTGGCTGCAGCTGAGGCGAGAGATGGAGGTGCTCACTGACCTGTGGCTGACTCAGGCTCTCAAAGCTCTGGCGCTCATCAACTCCAG gccgAACTGTGTGAACGTATTGGTGACGACCACCCAGCTGATCCCAGCTCTGTCCAAGGTGCTGCTGTACGGACTGGGTGCAGCTTTCCCCATAGAGAACATATACAGTGCCACCAAAACAG GCAAGGAGAGCTGCTTCGAGCGCATCTCCCAGAGATTCGGGCGGAGAGCAGTGTACGTGGTGATAGGAGATGGAGCCGAAGAAGAGGCTGTGGCCAAGAAG aaGAACATGCCGTTCTGGAGGGTGTCCTGTCGGCCCGATCTGGAAGCTCTGAGCCATGCACTGGAGCTGGACTACCTCTAG